A genomic stretch from Onychostoma macrolepis isolate SWU-2019 chromosome 02, ASM1243209v1, whole genome shotgun sequence includes:
- the LOC131527728 gene encoding uncharacterized protein LOC131527728: MGAMRLCFLLFCLVLASVSSLRKLNDINDLKNLTYAKSAPRHGLQLLFWFAQKVVTVDQNNILILDSNFDPSRGDFGFHHYGNREDILPSLSSWQSYYSVGNLKSPGANALPAYVRKYYRNTNVAERNMDRLIISVKQNKPNKILCVFITAYDLHKNDFNPADTYEIDPALLFQIGDPYNCTVDESNISGTYTISRNREDKEYDRCLQFLTETGYSSNDCKHSHISRRKKRSPYLQCNAYEGIKLEIKATTEGFSKLLWEIPAKMMENSKYVYIEICQNTRSSETNEVHTQVRKQLNIYEPSGAIDTSVSMNAGLQPRLRLYPSLFDFQFTNPYIWYGPEFDGANRVIPTRIKGFDASLQLHTEDGKACARLYIKKTFSNWKDVLYYSWVAFYKSSQDKNDDYSTYQYAAKFAKIENSITHSYDIYQYNSSLAIAPGVQIRFLLDKKYDTVLAQTTPWEGVEAVTILPSYCGTPSPSLQPKISSNMPEFFYGPEYDNVGLQLYTEDSKACARLYIKKTFADWKDTFYYSWVGFYTSSQDKNDGYYTYHYVVKFEKMAVANENYDIYQYKSKLAIAPGVQIRLLKDKSSENVLVKTEPWKN; encoded by the coding sequence ATGGGTGCCATGAGACTCTGCTTCCTGCTCTTCTGCCTCGTCTTGGCGAGCGTCTCTTCTTTGAGAAAACTTAACGATATAAATGACTTGAAAAATCTTACATATGCAAAGTCTGCACCACGTCATGGACTCCAGTTATTGTTCTGGTTTGCCCAAAAAGTTGTGACTGTTGATCAGAACAACATTCTCATCCTTGATTCCAACTTCGATCCTAGTAGAGGTGACTTTGGATTCCATCATTATGGCAACAGAGAGGACATTCTCCCCTCATTGAGCTCTTGGCAGAGTTACTATTCGGTTGGCAATTTAAAATCTCCTGGAGCCAATGCATTGCCAGCCTATGTGCGGAAGTATTACAGAAACACCAATGTGGCAGAAAGAAACATGGACAGGCTCATTATCTCTGTGAAACAGAATAAGCCAAACAAGATACTCTGCGTGTTTATTACGGCATACGACCTTCACAAGAACGACTTTAATCCTGCTGACACTTATGAGATCGATCCTGCTCTGCTCTTTCAGATTGGAGACCCTTATAACTGCACTGTTGATGAGAGCAATATTTCTGGTACTTACACAATATCACGCAATCGAGAAGACAAGGAATATGACAGATGCCTTCagtttctgacagagacaggaTACAGCAGCAATGACTGCAAACACAGTCATATCAGCCGCAGAAAGAAACGCTCGCCCTATTTGCAATGTAATGCATATGAAGGAATTAAACTAGAGATAAAAGCAACTACAGAAGGTTTCTCAAAACTCCTTTGGGAGATACCTGCTAAAATGATGGAAAATTCCAAGTACGTATACATCGAAATTTGCCAAAACACTCGTTCCAGTGAAACTAATGAAGTTCATACACAAGTCAGGAAACAGTTGAATATTTATGAACCGTCTGGGGCTATAGATACGTCTGTCTCCATGAATGCTGGTCTCCAACCTCGACTGCGACTGTACCCATCACTTTTTGATTTTCAGTTTACTAATCCATACATTTGGTATGGACCAGAGTTTGATGGAGCTAATAGAGTGATCCCCACAAGAATAAAGGGGTTTGACGCTAGTCTGCAGCTCCACACTGAAGACGGAAAAGCCTGCGCTCGACTCTACATCAAGAAAACCTTCAGCAACTGGAAAGATGTTCTTTACTACTCATGGGTGGCGTTTTACAAGAGTTCACAAGATAAAAATGATGACTATTCAACATATCAGTATGCTGCTAAGTTTGCAAAGATTGAAAACTCTATCACACACAGTTATGATATTTATCAGTATAATTCCAGTTTAGCTATTGCTCCTGGAGTTCAAATCCGTTTTCTGCTGGACAAAAAATATGACACAGTTTTAGCACAGACTACACCCTGGGAGGGTGTTGAAGCAGTGACAATATTACCATCATATTGTGGCACACCGAGTCCTAGTCTTCAGCCTAAAATCTCATCAAACATGCCAGAATTCTTTTATGGACCAGAGTATGATAATGTTGGTCTGCAGCTCTACACTGAAGACAGTAAAGCTTGTGCTCGACTTTATATCAAGAAGACCTTCGCGGACTGGAAAGATACTTTCTACTACTCATGGGTGGGGTTTTACACTAGTTCACAAGATAAAAATGATGGCTATTACACGTATCACTATGTTGTGAAGTTTGAAAAGATGGCAGTTGCTAATGAGAATTATGATATTTATCAGTACAAATCCAAACTGGCTATTGCGCCCGGAGTGCAGATCCGTTTACTGAAAGACAAAAGTTCTGAAAATG